From Maniola hyperantus chromosome 28, iAphHyp1.2, whole genome shotgun sequence, one genomic window encodes:
- the LOC117994902 gene encoding zinc finger protein 345-like isoform X1 gives MRCCVPFCKTTAEVVSESEITFHEFPREVHLHAAWLRALGKQHTPLPERAVVCSQHFLNDDMYEIESGSRQIRAGAVPSPVLVCMICLDTRSKLVLMSKYKLEEAYEHLVGHSLCGQGKLKPTLCVQCAQRLVNFSTFRDKSLRARSLMMELLDRHEVITIRHVKLISRVKYQLQSDIVSSVSEPDYCDVYIAHSDADGRAELDATAATDEAVAVKREVEDREDDEDEPAAAEQATETQAPAAHIICKPESSEVYDQALVAPSVLATDHGNEEHPTDADDELDILSFENNTNIFEYSRKSQDSVLKLKESLAKISDNINSRITRQNKHNSQDISDTQLGNYTDQIQYICDVCQKIFQRKSSLVTHIRAHTYANTFSCKLRERKFGQSSTSSSPRRTRTGDKPFACKLCKYKFSRNSDLVRHMRTHTGDKPFACKLCKYKCTVNSSLVRHMRTHSGEKPFVCKLCKYKCSRNSHLVTHMRTHTGVKPFACKLCKYKCTVNSSLVRHMRTHSGEKPFVCKLCKYKCSESGSLVSHMKTHTCDKPFACKLCKYKCTVNSSLVKHMRTHTGEKPFVCKLCNYKCSVNDSLVKHMRTHTGEKPFACKLCKYKCTVNSSLVKHMRTHSGEKPFVCKLCNYKCTVNGSLVKHMRTHTGEKPFVCKLCNYKCTVNSHLVSHMRTHTGEKPFVCKLCNYKCTVNDSLVKHMRTHTGEKPFACKLCKYKCTVNSSLVKHMRTHSGEKPFVCKLCNYKCTVNGSLVKHMRTHTGEKPFV, from the exons ATGCGGTGCTGTGTGCCGTTCTGCAAAACGACTGCGGAGGTCGTCTCCGAATCAGAGATTACATTTCACGA GTTCCCCAGAGAAGTGCATCTCCATGCTGCTTGGCTCAGAGCCCTCGGCAAACAACACACTCCCCTGCCTGAGCGTGCTGTGGTCTGCTCGCAGCATTTTCTAAATGATGATATGTATGAAATAGAAAGTGGCTCAAGGCAGATTCGAGCTGGTGCTGTCCCTTCACCAGTGCTG GTCTGCATGATATGCCTGGACACTCGCAGCAAGCTGGTTCTGATGAGTAAATACAAGTTGGAAGAAGCATATGAACATTTAGTGGGACATTCT TTGTGTGGTCAAGGAAAGCTCAAACCGACGCTTTGTGTGCAATGTGCCCAGAGACTGGTGAACTTTAGCACATTCagagacaagagcttgagagcACGCTCCCTGATGATGGAGCTGCTTGACAGACATGAAGTG ATAACAATACGACATGTCAAACTGATAAGCCGTGTGAAATACCAACTGCAGTCCGACATTGTCTCATCAGTATCAGAGCCTGACTACTGTGATGTGTACATAGCACACTCCGACGCGGACGGACGGGCAGAACTAGACGCGACTGCCGCAACTGATGAAGCTGTTGCAGTGAAAAGGGAAGTTGAAGACCGTGAAGATGATGAAGACGAGCCAGCCGCGGCCGAACAAGCGACCGAAACACAGGCTCCCGCCGC GCACATTATTTGCAAGCCGGAGTCGTCGGAAGTCTACGATCAAGCTTTGG TCGCTCCTTCGGTACTCGCGACCGATCACGGAAACGAAGAGCATCCAACTGATGCAGACGACGAGTTGGACATATTGTCTTTCGAAAATAATAcaaacatttttgaatattcaaggaAATCCCAGGACTCAGTACTAAAACTGAAGGAATCGTTGGCAAAAATAAGTGATAATATCAATTCTCGAATAACGAGGCAAAACAAACACAATTCCCAGGATATATCCGATACACAGTTAGGAAACTATACTGACCAGATACAGTATATCTGTGACGTTTGCCAAAAGATATTTCAACGGAAAAGTTCCTTAGTTACCCACATTAGGGCGCACACTTACGCAAACACTTTCTCATGTAAGTTGAGAGAGCGCAAATTCGGTCAAAGTAGTACGTCATCGAGCCCCAGGAGGACTCGCACTGGCGATAAAcctttcgcttgtaagttatgtaaatataaattttcacgaaatagtgatttagtgaggcacatgagaactcacactggcgataagcctttcgcttgtaagttatgtaaatacaaatgtacagtaaacagtagtttagtgaggcacatgaggactcactcaggcgaaaaaccatttgtttgtaagttatgtaaatacaaatgttcaCGAAATAGTCATTTAGTGacgcacatgaggactcacacggGCGTTAAgcctttcgcttgtaagttatgtaaatacaaatgtacagtaaacagtagtttagtgaggcacatgaggactcactcaggcgaaaaaccatttgtttgtaagttatgtaaatacaaatgttcaGAAAGTGgtagtttagtgagtcacatgaaaACTCACACTTGCGACAAAcctttcgcttgtaagttatgtaaatacaaatgtacagtaaacagtagtttagtgaagcacatgaggactcacactggcgaaaaaccttttgtttgtaagttatgcaattataaatgttcaGTGAACGatagtttagtgaagcacatgaggactcacactggcgaaaagcctttcgcttgtaagttatgtaaatacaaatgtacagtaaacagtagtttagtgaagcacatgaggactcactcaggcgaaaaaccttttgtttgtaagttgtgcaattataaatgtacagtgaacggtagtttagtgaagcacatgaggactcacactggcgaaaaaccttttgtttgtaagttgtgcaattataaatgtacagttaATAGtcatttagtgagtcacatgaggactcacactggcgaaaaaccttttgtttgtaagttatgcaattataaatgtacagtgaacgatagtttagtgaagcacatgaggactcacactggcgaaaagcctttcgcttgtaagttatgtaaatacaaatgtacagtaaacagtagtttagtgaagcacatgaggactcactcaggcgaaaaaccttttgtttgtaagttgtgcaattataaatgtacagtgaacggtagtttagtgaagcacatgagaactcacactggcgaaaaaccttttgtttga
- the LOC117994902 gene encoding zinc finger protein 345-like isoform X2 — protein MKLNWKPENSNFINLSNAVLCAVLQNDCGGRLRIRDYISRVCMICLDTRSKLVLMSKYKLEEAYEHLVGHSLCGQGKLKPTLCVQCAQRLVNFSTFRDKSLRARSLMMELLDRHEVITIRHVKLISRVKYQLQSDIVSSVSEPDYCDVYIAHSDADGRAELDATAATDEAVAVKREVEDREDDEDEPAAAEQATETQAPAAHIICKPESSEVYDQALVAPSVLATDHGNEEHPTDADDELDILSFENNTNIFEYSRKSQDSVLKLKESLAKISDNINSRITRQNKHNSQDISDTQLGNYTDQIQYICDVCQKIFQRKSSLVTHIRAHTYANTFSCKLRERKFGQSSTSSSPRRTRTGDKPFACKLCKYKFSRNSDLVRHMRTHTGDKPFACKLCKYKCTVNSSLVRHMRTHSGEKPFVCKLCKYKCSRNSHLVTHMRTHTGVKPFACKLCKYKCTVNSSLVRHMRTHSGEKPFVCKLCKYKCSESGSLVSHMKTHTCDKPFACKLCKYKCTVNSSLVKHMRTHTGEKPFVCKLCNYKCSVNDSLVKHMRTHTGEKPFACKLCKYKCTVNSSLVKHMRTHSGEKPFVCKLCNYKCTVNGSLVKHMRTHTGEKPFVCKLCNYKCTVNSHLVSHMRTHTGEKPFVCKLCNYKCTVNDSLVKHMRTHTGEKPFACKLCKYKCTVNSSLVKHMRTHSGEKPFVCKLCNYKCTVNGSLVKHMRTHTGEKPFV, from the exons ATGAAATTAAACTGGAAGCctgaaaattctaattttataaatcttaGCAATGCGGTGCTGTGTGCCGTTCTGCAAAACGACTGCGGAGGTCGTCTCCGAATCAGAGATTACATTTCACGA GTCTGCATGATATGCCTGGACACTCGCAGCAAGCTGGTTCTGATGAGTAAATACAAGTTGGAAGAAGCATATGAACATTTAGTGGGACATTCT TTGTGTGGTCAAGGAAAGCTCAAACCGACGCTTTGTGTGCAATGTGCCCAGAGACTGGTGAACTTTAGCACATTCagagacaagagcttgagagcACGCTCCCTGATGATGGAGCTGCTTGACAGACATGAAGTG ATAACAATACGACATGTCAAACTGATAAGCCGTGTGAAATACCAACTGCAGTCCGACATTGTCTCATCAGTATCAGAGCCTGACTACTGTGATGTGTACATAGCACACTCCGACGCGGACGGACGGGCAGAACTAGACGCGACTGCCGCAACTGATGAAGCTGTTGCAGTGAAAAGGGAAGTTGAAGACCGTGAAGATGATGAAGACGAGCCAGCCGCGGCCGAACAAGCGACCGAAACACAGGCTCCCGCCGC GCACATTATTTGCAAGCCGGAGTCGTCGGAAGTCTACGATCAAGCTTTGG TCGCTCCTTCGGTACTCGCGACCGATCACGGAAACGAAGAGCATCCAACTGATGCAGACGACGAGTTGGACATATTGTCTTTCGAAAATAATAcaaacatttttgaatattcaaggaAATCCCAGGACTCAGTACTAAAACTGAAGGAATCGTTGGCAAAAATAAGTGATAATATCAATTCTCGAATAACGAGGCAAAACAAACACAATTCCCAGGATATATCCGATACACAGTTAGGAAACTATACTGACCAGATACAGTATATCTGTGACGTTTGCCAAAAGATATTTCAACGGAAAAGTTCCTTAGTTACCCACATTAGGGCGCACACTTACGCAAACACTTTCTCATGTAAGTTGAGAGAGCGCAAATTCGGTCAAAGTAGTACGTCATCGAGCCCCAGGAGGACTCGCACTGGCGATAAAcctttcgcttgtaagttatgtaaatataaattttcacgaaatagtgatttagtgaggcacatgagaactcacactggcgataagcctttcgcttgtaagttatgtaaatacaaatgtacagtaaacagtagtttagtgaggcacatgaggactcactcaggcgaaaaaccatttgtttgtaagttatgtaaatacaaatgttcaCGAAATAGTCATTTAGTGacgcacatgaggactcacacggGCGTTAAgcctttcgcttgtaagttatgtaaatacaaatgtacagtaaacagtagtttagtgaggcacatgaggactcactcaggcgaaaaaccatttgtttgtaagttatgtaaatacaaatgttcaGAAAGTGgtagtttagtgagtcacatgaaaACTCACACTTGCGACAAAcctttcgcttgtaagttatgtaaatacaaatgtacagtaaacagtagtttagtgaagcacatgaggactcacactggcgaaaaaccttttgtttgtaagttatgcaattataaatgttcaGTGAACGatagtttagtgaagcacatgaggactcacactggcgaaaagcctttcgcttgtaagttatgtaaatacaaatgtacagtaaacagtagtttagtgaagcacatgaggactcactcaggcgaaaaaccttttgtttgtaagttgtgcaattataaatgtacagtgaacggtagtttagtgaagcacatgaggactcacactggcgaaaaaccttttgtttgtaagttgtgcaattataaatgtacagttaATAGtcatttagtgagtcacatgaggactcacactggcgaaaaaccttttgtttgtaagttatgcaattataaatgtacagtgaacgatagtttagtgaagcacatgaggactcacactggcgaaaagcctttcgcttgtaagttatgtaaatacaaatgtacagtaaacagtagtttagtgaagcacatgaggactcactcaggcgaaaaaccttttgtttgtaagttgtgcaattataaatgtacagtgaacggtagtttagtgaagcacatgagaactcacactggcgaaaaaccttttgtttga